In a genomic window of Equus caballus isolate H_3958 breed thoroughbred chromosome 9, TB-T2T, whole genome shotgun sequence:
- the LOC106781010 gene encoding lymphocyte antigen 6E-like, which produces MRPLLVFLLLAALCTDLAKPSGILVMKSCTPTCPNSTVSSDGCSVSVSCCQGNQCNHSGAASLAGGHGALWVGASVSLLWALLRAAW; this is translated from the exons ATGAGGCCGCTCCTGGTGTTTCTGCTTCTGGCTGCTCTGTGCACTGACCTGG CCAAGCCCAGCGGCATCCTGGTCATGAAGTCCTGCACCCCGACGTGCCCCAACAGCACTGTGTCCTCGGATGGCTGCTCCGTCTCCGTCTCCTGCTGCCAGGGCAACCAGTGCAACCACAGTGGAGCTGCGAGCCTGGCTGGTGGCCATGGAGCCCTGTGGGTCGGCGCGTCCGTCAGCCTGCTGTGGGCGCTGCTCCGGGCGGCCTGGTGA